Below is a genomic region from Medicago truncatula cultivar Jemalong A17 chromosome 3, MtrunA17r5.0-ANR, whole genome shotgun sequence.
CGTATCGCATCCGATACTCATATCTTGTTTGTGCTTCGTCGACAAAAAtggcaaaaatgtcataaatatGATCCCTTGAAAATAATTCCTACAATTGCTAATAAAAGCTCTTCTTCTCACTCTAGCACTTCACCAACGTAAACATGAAGATATGGTCAGCGCATGAGTAAAGCGAGAATGAATTTACAATCAGCTAGTTTAATTCCTAATCGAAACAATTTCGCACCGaatcaaaatcaacatattATTATTACACCTTAAATTTAGATCTATTCCCTCTGTTCATAATACTCCAGAGACAATGTAGAATAAAATATCCTCTGATCCTCCTAATTCCTAATCAAGTCCTAATCATGTATTTTAAACACGCCTGTGAAATCATTGCAAATTTTCCATCCTTTTTCTTAATGCACAATAAAACATTCACTAAATAGGCAAAACTACATGATCAAAACAACAATAGTACTCTTCTATTCTATCTCACGCAGATCCTCGCAAAATCACACAAATATTATGTAACATATAATGAAATACGAGATCAAcaagaataaacaaaattaaaattgtaacatagaaattgaaaaaataaaaggaaaaatcgATCAACGAAATCTTCGAATAacaataaattagaaatgaaaGGGGGAATAACCTGATAGGTAGTGTCGAATTTATCATACATAAAGCGAGTGATGATGCTAGTTTTACCAACGGATTGATCACCTAAGAAAACGAGTTTGTATTTGGCGAGAGGTGATACAGTcaccatttttgtttcttccttCTTTGGGAACTTGAGTAACGCGAATTTGGCTCAGATCTGAATCTGAATCTCTCAAAATTCTCGAGAAACAGAAAACGAAGAAAGGGAGAAAATTCAGTTGAAGATAACTGAAAAACCGTTCCCTTTTTGCAATTTCAAAGTGCAAGGACTATATATATGGGCGCCACCAAGCGCCAAATACGATGACAAGTGTATCTCACTCACTTTTCTATTACCAAAATTCACCCTTATTTTAAAGGGGTAATAGTCAAAATAGTCCGGGAGGCAAAAGTAATCCCTCAAATAcccacaataattatttttatatactcgctagtatcaaaatataagcaaaattggctttttaagttcattcaattaatgatgtatgtggttcatattatagaccacatacatcattaattgaatgaacaaaaaaagtcaattttgcttatatttaaaaatggagggagtaagaTTGAAATGACAAGAAGTAAGTAGTTATAATGACTAATACGACAataagtaagtaattataaagactaatatgacaataagCAAGTATATTATATGATAATATTGACGAAGTATTTCAATGTCTGAGACTATTTTGACCGACCAAGTGCACAATCAGAGACCGTTTTgaaatttcaatacattaaagGGTTATTGTGGTTACTCAATATGCATTCAGgaaccaaaatgactattacacatattttaaaggcttaatacatcccccggtcccttaacttattttaatttctcagtgtgatcccttaactattaaacgttTCAATTTGATCCTTATCTTTGTTTTCGTCATCGATTTggtcatattttattaattttaattcctTTAAAAAGAAGACCGTTGGATAAAGAAAGTTCATCATATCTAACCGTGTGCCACCAACACCTAACtatctgaaatttaattttttaaaataatataaattcatttatattaatttagaaataaaaaattttctaaaaaattggaaaattaattttcgaaaataaaataaaatctaaaaattttgaaaaaaaatcaggaatttttttttaaaaaaaaaatctggaaaattacttttaatttgaaaagaaaaatctgaactttttcaaaatatattttttaataattagccaaaatggatttttgttaattataattcaattttttttttcaaaaataaaattcaggaatttaattttcaaaatacaaaaaaagcaataattcaaaagttaaaaaaaatgttagatttttttcaaaaaaaagtttttaagtttttttttctacaaaattaaaattttggaaaatattttaacttttaataatctcgatacaaatttagaaaaaattcagattatttttttcaaaaattttatttctgAATTACGATTATTTCAAAAATccagattattttttttcaaaattttattattttcgaaaaaattcagattactttaaaaataaattttttacgaaattatgaagattttggctaattattagaaaatatatttcgaaaaaGTTCAgatctttctttccaaattaaaagtaattctccagttttttttttataaaaaaatcctgaatttttttagaatttttttatttttaaattaatataaatgaatttatattatttaaaaaaattaatttcagatACTTAGGTGTTGGTGGTACACGGTTAGATATGATGAACTtcctttatccaacggtcttcttttttagggatttaaaattaataaaattggaccaaatcgataacgaaaacaaagataaggaccaaattgaaacatttCATAGTTAAGGGATTAaactgagaaattaaaataagttaagggacctagGAATGTAATTTTCCAGTCCATTTAAACACtacatttttatataaaaatttgaattttaaccCACATTTTATAACAAGGAGAAAATAAATATCTTTAAGTTAACAAGGTTTTTGCACAATTAATTAGAGCTAACCATTTTTATGCGGATGTCATAGGGTTATAATACATTTCCTATGCATAATCGACCCTGAACCCTGAATGTGAAATTTGGTTTCAAAGAgcatcttttttcattttagagtttttcccatgtgtttctttttttaataaactttcTTGGCGACTAATTGTTTTCGAGCAACCCTCAAATTTCAGTTCGTGTATATTTGAATGTTGAACAAGGTGTactattttcttattaattttcagaattttgtttttttttatttttttttttaccatatacAGATTTATATGAGATTGCAAGCATAAGGCTATAAGCTTTTGCTGCTTATCAGGTGTGTAAATAGTTTTTGTAAACCattatggatgatttttctgttCATTTGTTTGTTGTTATACATAACTGTAGTATTAGCTGTTTTAGAAAGCTGTCAAAATGGATAATTTTGTACCCCTTTTCCGCTTGTCTTTTTGTTTTGATCCTATTAAGTACTATGAAATGGATTGTCATGTGGCATGAGCAGATTTCTTGCTTAAGGCGGATACATGTTTTAAATTATCATTCTCACCTGCATTTTGTTTATGTCATCTTGATAGGGAGGATGTATTGTCTCTTTAAATAGGTACAATACACCTTACTTAGGAAGATTAATAATCagaaataaataattcaaaCTCGAAGAAAAAACTTTTGCGTCGTTTTTCATTAAGAGTAAGGGATTCATATCAATTTAAATATAGTAAGTGGTTAATGAGCGAATGGTTCGGGAGAACCGAGTTTGATGTCCGGGTGAAATAATTCTTAGGCAGACTTTACTTAACTGAATTTTAGATTACTAAGGCTCATTTCTCTAAAAACAAGAGggttatcaaaaaaaaaaaattaaatgttaattattaattttttggtattactcttttttttttttaatctcagtATGCACGAATGCAAAAGCAACGTTAAATTGCACTTGCAACGCAGCCGATGACAGAAAAATGTGGTGGTGTTGAGGCACTTCAATCACAGTTGTTGGCTGACGAGTCACTTTTGACGGTGGTGGTATTGTTGATGAGTTGGCCGagagtcatcaacaaaatcaccACCTAACATGGTGGCTCTAGTGACCACTGCTACAAAGTGTCTCAACAATTTCACTCTATCGCCACCAGCTGCGGTGCAGGTGCAAGTGTAGCATGTATTTGATGTACCTTTCCGTGcatatgtattttaaaatttaaataagtgaaTAATTAATACTTTTTGAAGTGATATGGATCTTTACTCTTAGTGAATTAAATGTCAGATGCACGGGGATAGAAAACTCGGTATCATTCTATATCTTCTTCTTCCAGTCACCTCCATGATTTTCCGTATAATGTTGTGAGGTTGTTGTCTTGTTGTACAATCCATATTCCATTCTTACGACGAGGAGGTATCGTTTCTAATTTAAATTTACACacagcttattttaaaattaaaataaatataaaatagaaattataaacaacaaaaagaatCGGAATCGTAAAGTCAATCCAACGAATCCATTTTCAGAAATTCCAACGTTCTATTCCATTATCTATTGTTCTTTTAGCAAATATCTGACAATCTTGTGTTCTTTGCTTCTCTCTATGGATTTTTATCAGGGCATGCACTCATGCTTATACCATGGACACTCCTATATCTCTTGAAGTTCAACTtatatcatttttcatttaGGTCTAATGGGGAGCCCGATCAATGCTTTTGCGACTTGATGGCTTTATGGAAACTATAGGTGCATTTATGAGTTACGAAAAGCATGGTTTATATGACCTCATATTGGTGCACCCGGGACATGCTCTGAGATTCATGGCACGTCAATTGGAGATTTGAATGAGAAGAAAGTGATAGGAATTTGAAAGGAGTATCTAAATTGTGTTGGTTGCTTACTCAATATAATTGGATGTTCTTGATCTGGGGGGCGTTTAATTTAGCTTAGTTTTTCCACAGAAAAGCTAATCCTAACAACAATATCTGAGTTTTTCTTTACCATATGGAACGTCCCATTTTCCCTCAGTGGTTTCTCTTGAAGTTGCAATAGTTAAGTAAGTAACCCTTCTAATAAGATTCTCTAGAATAACTTTTAATGTCAGCTTATggaatcatattcaattaagatGGAATAATTGCATACCAACTTGAGTATATACGTAGCTACTAAAGACAGACAGAAAGATACTAGTAAAGTGTCTCTTGGCttgaaattataaattgaaatgAAGTACAATTTGTCATACTTCAGAAAAGCATCTGTTTCCTGTGATatgatttatgaaaaaaatgaagtaagaTTAGTTAAACAGACCtagaaaaaactaattaaaattaccAGCAGTGAACTATCACAGTATTCCCCATCACTGGTCGTTTTAGTCCTATCATGTCTAAACACTGTCACTGTAATTTGTTCTTTATTGTTGGTTCGATTCAAACTATCCATAGAGTAAGATTAGTACCCTAAGCTCCGAACATATCCTCAGCAGTATTATCATCATAGAACACTAACTTCAGGTTTCAGTTTAGGAAAATCAGCTATTTCTGCTACAAGTTTATGACTAAGCATTGACCCAACTCTAGGAGTCACAcacatttattaaaaaggctGATTCAACACACTTCTGTTTGGACAAACTATCAAGCTCGAGAGATGTCTGCAGTTTTAATCAAATAAAGTTTTACTTGATACGAAcataataacaacaatgaaCATGAAGGATTTCAAATTTCATTACAACCTAGAACCTTCCTCTTTCATACAAAGATTTCGTATAACCTTACGGAGTTAATTGTCCAAGCAAAGATTTGGCATAAGAATACCTTACGGAGTTAAGTGTCCAAGCAAAAAAGCTAATGAAAaaagctttttaccaaacacatctcatTCTATCAAAAAAAGCTTATAAGCTTGTCCAATAAGCTACAAGCTAGCTTATTtctgttaccaaacacagcctaagTAAATGAACCATATTGAGATGCCAATTCCCAAGTCAGCAGAGTGTTACATTACACCACACATCGCTATTCACTAATCACAACACAAGTCTATACACAGTAAGAAAAAGGTACTTGTGATATTTGACCATAAAATTAGGATACTAATCACACTAATACAAGTTTGTATATAGTAGGCTATGTTATTCATCCGGCATTGGTCTAATACATAAATTAACATGAAAATGTATTAAACTTGCTATTTCAATCAACATACAGAaggtaaaaacaaaatcagcaCTTACCAGTTAATAAGGTGATAGTTGGAAATGGCATCTCACTAAATAAAATGTTGGAagagacaacaacaacaacaacaacaacaaccatgctttatcccactaagtgggccggttacatggatcaaacgccaccataatgttctatcatatatcatatcctTATCCAACTCATTGCAACACTAGATCCTTCTTAATAGTTTTACTAAGTCTACTTCTGCCTCTAGTGATTTGACTACTCTCCATCAGTCAATTTGATCTACTCTCCATACTACAAAATCTACATGTCTTCTTTCTAATTGCCAAAACCACTATTACAGAATCTATAGGTCTTCTCTCTACTTGCCTAAACCACCTAAGCCGGgtttctaccatcttttctactataggtgttGCCCCAACTCTCTAATGTTGGTAAGAGACATTTGTTTTCAATTGCAAAATTATAACTTATCATAAGAATCATTCATAGAGATGCAAACATACATCGTATAGTATCGAAAGAAAACCAAACTACTACAATCAACATTTCATAACAGCAATGCATTGTTTCACAATTCagcaacatatttttttcaatttaataacAGGTAATACCTGCTACATTCTAACAACAGCATCATAGTTAGATAACATCTCggaaaaaacattatttcatcAGAAACGACACTATCATCACTAATCAACAAAACAAGCTAAAAGCCACAAACAAAacccccaaaaaaaaactacctgGTAGCATTACTCCTACCAGTCCTCATGTTACTCCAAGGAAACTTGGCAGCAGAACCATCAGCCCGGTTGGAACCGGGTCGCTCAAACCTTCCCCTGCTTGAACCAGAACGGTCAAACCGTCCCTGATTCGAACCGGAACTCTCAAACAGATTCGAACCAGAACGGTTAAACCCTCCCCTGTGATACCCATTTTGCGGCTTAAACCCACGAGTGTTCTTATTCTCATCAAGCCAATGACTCTTCCCCGGCGCTTCCTCAACAATACTAGCAGCCATAGCCTGTTTATTCAAACTCTTCTTATCCTCTTCAATCTCTCGAATCGGAAAAAGATTGGGGTTAATCAAAAGCGGGGTTTTTAACGTTACAAAAGCCTTTTTGTAATCAGGTTTTGCAATCACAATTCCGCCacgtttcttcttctttccgtCCATGTTCAATGTTCGAACCTTTTCGACATCGAATCCGTAGAGGGATTCGAGAACGCGCTTGATTTCAATCTTGGAAGCTGATGGAATGGTTTTGAGAGCGATTTCATGGATGTCGGTGAAGTTGGTTGGCAGGAGAAGCTTGATTGGTAGGTTTGCGAAGTACACCACTCTTCTTCCCAATCTGCTTCccatttttctcttctctctgcAACTATTCGATTTCACAAATGACCTAATGTATGTTGCTATAAAATTTTAGagtataaatgattttttttttttttttaagatataaatgagttttttatttatttttttgtcaggtagtttAGTGGCAGAATGAGTTAAGATAGAGACTATAAATGATTTCTTTTTAAAGAGagtataaatgattttttttcctaaaaaaaaatgattttttttttttcgttcgGTTGGTAAGCATAAGCATAAATGCAAAATATAGCATGAAGGTTCGAACCCAAATATCCACTTCTCCCGTATAAAATATGTGAATTTCAACCACTAGattaactaaaaaataagattttttttgttaggaaaAGAGAGTATAAATGATTATACACccaatgtaaaataattttatggtTCGTCGTCATTTAATGGGAACATGTCATGTATGAATGCATGAGCATGTCTTATAACTGTTGGATGTAAGATAactatcaaatattttatttttatcgattgataatataaaattagtttatcttaacatttcatttcttttttctctctttaaaattttatagattTAATTGGCATGTGAATAAGGAGTATAAGGTACTTTTTGTATAAGAATCATAAAATGAATTTGTTGAGATCATGCAGATATAATGGTCAGATATTCAGAGGGCTTTAATTAACAATGCCTACTAGAGTTTGATTCCTTTGTACGTTTTATATggaatatttgataaaattgtcaCTAAAAGGCTCATCTAGCCTTGAACTCCATGACTCGTTGAACCTCATTGTGAACCTTGAATTTAATAGTGCAAACAAGTTGTTAAGAGATTCGATACACGATGTCATGTATACCCATGTTAATTTGGTTTCTAATGAAAGACATTGACATtagtactaaagtgttagttgtTTCAACTAGTTGTTCCTCGTAAATGCTTGAAGGAGCAACAAATGTTGGCATTCTTAGCATTTGTGAAGGCTCTTTTGGTCTATGTTGGCCTGACCTtcaagttgatgatgatgatgttttgaTTGATACGGCTAAGACTCTTTCTAGACCTCATATGCATACGACAAAATGTAGTCTTGGCTTGAGGAACTAAAATTTTCAGTAGTAAATGTCGTATTGTCTCACTAGGTCTGGCAAATTTGTTGATGAAGCAAGAAATTTGTCGAGGTTTGGTTGATGTCCTCAACGTCGATTCTCTTGTCTTCAAGTGATTAACCCTGAGGGAGGAATTATGTCCCTTAGCTATGGGTTATCTAACTGCTTCAGTAGAGTGTTAGGTATGActgtttttgagtttttgaactACACtaagaaatgcataaaaaatagataaaggCGGATTGGtaaaaagataacaaaaaataCCGAAATAAGTTTTGTGTTTGATtggacttattttattttaattacaatgTACAAATTGAGTAATTATATGCAAAAACTATGCTCAGCTAATTACACGTGTAGTGCTTGAGTCACCCTTATTGAAGGGATCATGGCATCATGCGTTCAACTATGACTATGAGTTTCGTCCTTCATGGGGTGGTCCATTGACACGGTTTTTGTTGCGCATCTCCACCACGAATGTGTTTCTTTCGTCATCCCACTTTGCAGTTAGTGGTGCTACACATGAAACGTGGATTTTGTGAATCATATTCTCTCGCTCGATTGTCCCAACACTCGCCTAATCTTCCATCGGTTGGGCAGTTTTCCTCACCTAAAGTTCAATCGCCTATATGTTGATGTCGACTaacatgatatttatttttagatgtaAATAAagtcaaaacataatttttactCTTAAATCTATTGTCTAACTTGTTTTAATGTAcatgtattcaaacataaatgatTTGACATTCTGACAACTTTTTAGTAAAACCAATTAtacataatcaatttttttcaccGTATAAATAAACATGCACTAGAGAATAAAAGGAAGGGAGTCATATGATAATTTGTTAAATAATACATAGAGCCTAAAAGGGGTTTGATGATACTTGTATCTTGGAGAGACATTAAGAATACTTTTACTATTTGATAATAGTGAAAACGTCATTTG
It encodes:
- the LOC11415029 gene encoding uncharacterized protein, whose amino-acid sequence is MGSRLGRRVVYFANLPIKLLLPTNFTDIHEIALKTIPSASKIEIKRVLESLYGFDVEKVRTLNMDGKKKKRGGIVIAKPDYKKAFVTLKTPLLINPNLFPIREIEEDKKSLNKQAMAASIVEEAPGKSHWLDENKNTRGFKPQNGYHRGGFNRSGSNLFESSGSNQGRFDRSGSSRGRFERPGSNRADGSAAKFPWSNMRTGRSNATR